In Elusimicrobiota bacterium, the following are encoded in one genomic region:
- a CDS encoding CbiX/SirB N-terminal domain-containing protein: MSSPQAVILVGHGGIPADFPPELVSELKREEARSKAAPSARFRELDARIRSWPRTPENDPYKAGLEAVLERLAAELPGWRLWAAYNEFCRPSLAEAFAQALSEGIAEITVISTMYTRGGSHSEHEIPAILRRLKSLHPRARIRYAWPFDLGAVARMLGGEVRRAQSEIQPL, from the coding sequence ATGAGCAGCCCTCAGGCAGTCATCTTGGTCGGCCACGGCGGGATCCCGGCGGATTTTCCCCCCGAGCTCGTGAGCGAGCTCAAACGCGAGGAAGCCAGATCCAAGGCCGCGCCCTCCGCGAGATTCCGGGAGCTCGACGCCCGGATCCGCTCTTGGCCGCGCACGCCCGAGAACGATCCCTACAAAGCGGGCCTCGAGGCCGTCTTGGAGCGCCTCGCAGCCGAGCTTCCCGGCTGGCGCCTGTGGGCGGCCTACAACGAGTTCTGCCGGCCCAGCCTCGCGGAGGCCTTCGCCCAGGCCCTGTCGGAAGGCATTGCGGAAATCACCGTCATCTCGACCATGTACACCCGCGGCGGCTCCCACAGCGAGCATGAGATCCCCGCGATTTTGAGGAGGCTTAAAAGTCTGCACCCTCGGGCGAGAATCCGCTACGCCTGGCCCTTCGACCTCGGGGCCGTGGCGCGCATGCTGGGCGGCGAGGTGCGCCGCGCCCAATCCGAAATCCAGCCGCTTTAA